A genomic region of Colletotrichum destructivum chromosome 5, complete sequence contains the following coding sequences:
- a CDS encoding Putative exocyst complex component Sec3, with protein sequence MDSRAQRFEDEKRRIIESCFSKKDVDGSLLETYITHIRITEYSSHPTSPPPPQARNPESQKPRVIVVAVRKSGRVRMHKTKENANGSFSIGKTWNLDDLSAIESFTGPPANPTFREWAGDTGFTVTIGKPYFWNAQSDKEKKFFIASLVKIYGKYTGGKVPELSGFDQSEMAQILRNDRRPPPAPGQLPFRPSPAMPDAVPGQSSLSANTPSNYGTPSPGPPGPRRPPPLNGMATNSPSGSMASSFSQDPPTLRRYGNKSQESFAPSLGARSDDAGSLPPRSRNGMPGPGALGRFVEPPPEPVPGPPPPISEEGGRPPERKRPPMDPARPQGFADRDLVPAPLVSPGMRRDQVAPPPRNTARKNSISQRSDAGSYRDNRPVTPLTPVDPGPVDAPPALRTPTRNGATPTRPAPATASPLPEIPVPPAPVSPIAPSPPLASSPAPVHAVEESIPEEPIPSESPPVSEPPVEPDEESRPGLGPMIKSKKSKGDLAGVLWKAASAASAFKPRPGGAGERLRQLATKSTEPAEGITTVFQPPPRPTSSDGPKAASPEPAAEKATTPTAAVAAPAAIIAEPSKRVSGVPEVKVTVPNSSRPTSLQPSVKEIKKPEEPAASEENRKSIVVGNDAKYLASLGIAPTVLDNKSGEFTKWLDYFGWVPGDQMRSRNVDDMRTDLERELNKAQAGGWLARFQEEDDRVEAIKRGIDLAVAECEEMENLLTLYSVELSTLSDDIAYIEAQGQGLQVQTANQKLLKKELESLLETTTITTADLNALRAAPLEDPAGLEDIELSLVTLYKAMIKIDPSLLGGEPRKSEDLTDEADQAVGLENTDYGKMRIVQEKKEMYRQESAVFLRRLVGYMAQQFDVAYNEVNRALREALSRKVDSRHHDAGRDMLWKYSPLIKYAKDVDPANWDRMIQVYQDKSHPVYKNEFRQVLEAWKRNARKMTADETSELLFTFEVEKQQEGRATTVRKLTVKRSQTLAKSLRSPIDTSSRTNLKESGAENRSLPYEVFGHILDDLLPLVEMEQNFIVDFFHATTMEQSDFPDLVGASRPRDRRGGDLRRHRLMEPDRDLARRVTKAMETIFIFLETEIAKLVEWVIQADPLQGAGVLAILERNLGDIQQSNQEFLNALLQKLHGVLESRFKKFVDEQIRAIEDTKVKINKRKGVISFIRVFPQFSNAVENILTGIDLNLAVRKTVDREYDRILKSMFDSLKIIARENPAVSVGAAGADPEDKEALNFHILLIENMNHFLEEVNTHGLDVLEDWREAATNELNEHMGLYLNAVMRRPLGKLLEYIENIEGQLQSGKPGSSVAAQPSNSKSTFHKVLATYDSREVRKGIETLRKRVEKHFGDADDPALSQKLVIKVLRECERFYGEVELRISRITADVYSGDVVFEWPRVEVRAGFR encoded by the exons ATGGACAGCAGGGCCCAGCGATTCGAGGATGAGAAGCGGCGCATCATCGAGAGCTGCTTCAGCAAGAAAGATGTCGACGGGTCGC TGCTCGAGACATACATCACCCACATCCGAATCACCGAGTACTCCTCCCATCCgacctctcctcctccgccccaAGCACGAAATCCTGAATCTCAGAAACCTCgtgtcatcgtcgtcgctgtgAGAAAGAGCGGCCGAGTGCGTATGCACAAGACCAAGGAAAATGCCAACGGATCCTTCTCAATCGGAAAGACATGgaacctcgacgacctttCTGCCATAGAGTCTTTCACCGGCCCGCCCGCCAACCCGACCTTCCGCGAGTGGGCTGGTGACACCGGCTTCACCGTCACCATCGGCAAGCCCTATTTCTGGAACGCGCAGTCcgacaaggaaaagaagTTCTTCATTGCCAGCTTGGTCAAGATCTATGGCAAATACACGGGGGGCAAGGTCCCTGAGCTGTCGGGCTTCGACCAGTCCGAAATGGCCCAGATCCTGCGGAACGaccgacggccgccgcctgcaCCTGGCCAGCTTCCTTTCAGACCGTCCCCCGCGATGCCAGATGCTGTCCCTGGCCAAAGCAGCTTGTCTGCGAACACACCCTCCAACTATGGTACTCCCTCCCCGGGCCCTCCtggcccgcgccgtccgccACCTCTCAATGGGATGGCCACAAACTCGCCCTCTGGGAGCATGGCCTCTTCTTTCTCACAAGACCCCCCTACGCTAAGGCGTTACGGAAACAAGAGCCAAGAGTCATTCGCTCCATCCCTAGGGGCCAGGAGCGACGATGCGGGCAGCTTGCCACCCCGTTCGAGAAATGGCATGCCTGGACCGGGGGCCTTGGGCAGGTTCGTCGAGCCCCCGCCTGAGCCTGTCCcaggaccgccgccgccaatcTCAGAAGAGGGAGGTCGACCACCAGAAAGAAAGCGGCCGCCAATGGACCCAGCTCGACCGCAGGGCTTCGCCGACAGAGACTTAGTTCCCGCGCCATTGGTGAGCCCAGGGATGCGACGCGACCAAGTTGCACCTCCACCGAGAAATACAGCCAGGAAGAACTCGATATCACAACGGTCAGATGCTGGCTCCTACAGAGACAATAGACCTGTCACTCCCCTCACTCCCGTGGACCCGGGACCGGTGGATGCCCCTCCCGCCCTTAGAACCCCTACGCGAAATGGGGCTACACCTACGAGGCCGGCTCCTGCAACCGCCTCGCCGCTACCTGAGATCCCGGTGCCCCCTGCACCTGTCTCCCCCATTGCCCCAAGCCCGCCCCTAgcctcgtccccggcgcCTGTACATGCGGTCGAGGAGTCTATCCCCGAGGAACCTATACCTTCCGAATCTCCGCCTGTGTCAGAACCGCCTGTTGAGCCAGATGAAGAGAGCCGGCCAGGATTGGGCCCGATGATTAAGTCAAAGAAGTCCAAAGGAGACCTTGCTGGCGTGCTCTGGAAGGCTGCTTCTGCCGCCTCAGCCTTTAAGCCTCGACCCGGTGGTGCTGGCGAAAGACTACGACAACTTGCCACCAAGAGCACTGAGCCAGCTGAGGGCATCACAACCGTGTTTCAACCCCCACCCAGGCCCACCTCTTCTGATGGCCCCAAGGCGGCATCCCCAGAGCCAGCTGCTGAGAAAGCCACCACACCTACAGCAGCGGtagcagcaccagcagcaatCATTGCAGAACCTTCTAAGCGCGTATCTGGTGTGCCTGAGGTGAAGGTTACCGTACCTAATTCCAGCCGTCCAACGAGCTTGCAGCCTTCGGTCAAGGAAATCAAGAAGCCCGAAGAGCCAGCAGCCAGTGAAGAAAACCGCAAGTCAATCGTTGTTGGTAATGACGCCAAATACCTTGCGTCTCTAGGCATCGCCCCCACCGTCTTGGATAACAAGAGTGGGGAGTTCACCAAGTGGCTGGATTACTTTGGCTGGGTACCTGGCGATCAGATGAGATCTCGCAATGTCGACGATATGAGAACAGACCTTGAGAGAGAGCTAAACAAGGCGCAAGCTgggggctggctggctcggttccaggaggaggatgacCGAGTTGAGGCGATCAAGCGTGGCATTGACCTGGCAGTCGCTGAGTGTGAAGAGATGGAGAACTTGTTGACACTGTACAGTGTCGAACTCTCA ACACTCTCTGATGATATTGCCTACATTGAGGCTCAAGGCCAGGGTCTCCAGGTTCAGACTGCCAACCAGAAGCTCCTTAAAAAGGAGTTGGAGTCTCTTTTGGAAACGACGACCATCACCACGGCTGATTTGAACGCCTTGAGAGCCGCGCCACTCGAGGATCCTGCAGGTCTCGAAGACATCGAGTTGTCTTTGGTCACTCTGTACAAGGCCATGATCAAGATCGACCCGTCGTTGCTAGGAGGCGAGCCAAGGAAGAGCGAGGATCTTACAGATGAAGCAGACCAAGCTGTTGGACTAGAGAATACTGACTACGGTAAGATGAGGATTGTtcaggaaaagaaggagatgTATCGCCAAGAAagcgccgtcttcttgcgGCGGTTGGTCGGGTATATGGCACAGCAGTTCGACGTTGCCTACAACGAGGTCAACAGAGCACTTCGCGAGGCTCTTTCGAGAAAGGTGGACTCCCGTCACCACGATGCTGGCCGAGACATGCTTTGGAAGTACAGTCCTCTGATCAAGTACGCTAAGGATGTTGATCCTGCCAACTGGGACCGCATGATCCAGGTCTACCAAGACAAGAGCCATCCCGTGTACAAGAACGAATTCCGGCAGGTTTTGGAAGCATGGAAACGTAACGCGCGCAAGATGACTGCCGACGAGACATCCGAGCTCCTGTTTACGTTTGAAGTCGAAAAGCAACAAGAAGGCAGGGCGACCACCGTCAGGAAGCTCACCGTCAAGCGCAGTCAAACACTGGCCAAGAGCCTGCGCTCACCAATCGACACAAGCAGCAGAACGAACCTCAAAGAGTCAGGGGCCGAGAACCGTAGCCTCCCATACGAGGTCTTTGGTCATATATTGGATGACCTTTTGCCACTCGTCGAAATGGAGCAAAACTTCATTGTCGACTTCTTTCACGCCACAACGATGGAACAGTCCGACTTCCCCGACTTGGTCGgagcgagcaggccgagagACCGAAGGGGTGGTGACCTGCGTCGCCATCGCTTAATGGAACCAGATCGTGATCTCGCCCGGAGAGTCACCAAGGCAATGGAGACAATCTTCATTTTTCTCGAGACGGAAATCGCAAAACTTGTCGAATGGGTCATACAAGCCGACCCCTT GCAAGGCGCTGGTGTCCTGGCTATTCTCGAGCGAAACCTTGGAGACATCCAACAGTCTAACCAAGAATTCCTTAATGCCTTGCTCCAAAAGCTTCATGGCGTGTTGGAGTCCCGCTTCAAGAAATTCGTCGACGAGCAAATCCGCGCCATCGAGGATACTAAGGTCAAGATCAACAAGCGCAAGGGTGTTATTTCGTTCATTCGCGTCTTCCCTCAGTTTTCCAACGCCGTGGAAAACATCCTTACGGGCATCGACCTGAACCTGGCTGTTCGCAAAACAGTCGATCGCGAATACGACCGTATACTCAAATCCATGTTCGATTCGCTCAAGATCATCGCCCGCGAGAACCCAGCTGTTAgcgtcggcgcggcgggcgcggacCCGGAGGACAAGGAGGCTCTCAACTTCCACATCCTCCTCATTGAAAACATGAACCATTTCCTGGAAGAGGTTAACACgcacggcctcgacgtcctcgaggactGGCGCGAGGCTGCAACCAATGAGTTAAACGAGCACATGGGCCTGTACCTGAACGCGGTTATGCGCCGCCCTCTCGGCAAGCTCCTCGAGTACATTGAGAACATCGAGGGCCAGCTCCAGTCGGGCAAGCCGGGCTCAAGCGTCGCGGCACAGCCGTCCAACTCCAAGTCGACATTCCACAAGGTTCTGGCGACTTATGATTCGCGCGAGGTTCGCAAGGGTATCGAGACACTGCGCAAGCGCGTTGAGAAGCACTTTGGCGATGCGGACGACCCTGCTCTCAGCCAGAAGCTTGTGATCAAGGTGCTCCGCGAGTGTGAGCGCTTCTACGGCGAGGTGGAGCTGCGCATCAGCCGCATCACGGCAGACGTCTATAGTGGAGACGTCGTTTTTGAGTGGCCGCGCGTAGAGGTTAGAGCCGGCTTCCGCTAG
- a CDS encoding Putative E3 ubiquitin-protein ligase HECTD1/TRIP12 — MAERIASANPRSRSVVDHDHPTRLPSTPTTLSSGSGSPAFTSTSPSHRITRSSARQAASLAASSTPSAAGADPAATAPAPATSSPEIPPPTTSRKRKAPAQAASPTTGTQPPTSASTRRSKRQKVAEAAPPSQPPTQAAPTLSRSKKKGKASATMSGLGNPPDLVNASEDTAPSASSSRKSSRNKRIAPGATDAAAITSSSSRRTKRNAANNANQDTTMTGTDDTEKESIPHPPPPPPPEHHDDDDDDDSDENDEDDDEDQRYDDEDDDPFGGFGGPGGPGGLSSTLRALTGMMSGISSRLRELLNNLRQKDDPSIQLIALQELSEILLVSNEDNLSGHFSPDSFVKELVNLMQPNEITGEENPEIMLLACRCLANLMEALPASVANVVYGGAVPVLCQKLLEISFIDLAEQALSTLEKISAEYPSSIVREGGLTACLSYLDFFATSTQRTAVTTAANCCRNIPEDSFPVIRDVMPTLLNVLGSSDQRVVEQASICVSGIVESFKYQSAKLEELVSVDLLKAVLRLLVPGTTNLIRSDIHTQFLRVLAFTARASPQLSAELFKLNVVETLYQILTGVSPPSGTEDVASKLDSVVIMQALIHRPKEQVIETLNVICELLPSLPRNADPSYGDFVEMNPTEPITPSSTAPGKARKSPNDRRIELLDGCKAEVRRFALILFPTLTDAFSSTVNLNVRQKVLTAQLKMLSNLNEEILGEALKTVSYASFLASILSQQDHPSLVMLALQATELLLSRLEDVYRYQLYREGVISEITKLAIEEKPSLPAPESIGSQENSNTDPQAFVDSGDRSSDNEESEDNEDHEESDDEENEEDNENEPHPDDLSGSPVSSHGSTMSLDGPPQQFLSDVPSMRSRIREVAKKFLESHETEKHGKAMKKKATKILSNLSDLAEEIGAFYLHRTATNLAPEKGVELFQRLASSFDADVLESVTSAELLASGLVRVLLEVFSNPDEELARTAQAAFLQVFMGYTVKSKPKTATADSPATPFSVMVHKLQDLLSRSEHFEVITVHQNTFDGNRSSAASMLAKQIRLRLVADDDSDIPRSYRNIMVSIHAIATFKSLDDYLRPRISLSERPRGSRRADNLSRALASLAGSAGLPLSHAAARLAERASAASASSPIPPPPSVPTPSGSRSLRKTKSKSAPQPETAATPDATSTARDKSVLRRSTRRSAASTAESPVPSRPPPEEDDLENALECADEKHISDDEEIGGSSALDAIVGDLDEDMSESPVPEPGAVNMEIAAGGRVTARKDDGTRVPTPSQSALPTRSNALPPPAAQSTPTPATSSSRPMSYAAAIQAVPQDWHIEFTLDGKVIPSETTIYRAVHTSAANSDEQFSRSVWSAVHPIKFRRAPGPPPAETLSFSSNSEASTEENGDGSVPASLAKHPSTASILRLLNILHELNANIEDVMVENSEKDAVRLNVEPLSQFVNTKLTAKLNRQLEEPLIVASNCLPSWVEDLARLYPFLFPFETRHLFLQSTSFGYARSMTRWQNAHSADDSRRDRRDDRPFLGRLQRQKVRISRSKILESALKVMELYGASQSILEVEYFEEVGTGLGPTLEFYSTVSKEFAKKRLKLWREMDSNDSEEYISGASGLFPRPLSDDEAGAPNGERILQLFKTLGKFVARSMIDSRIIDLNFNPTFFRIGDDSSAPGVKPSLGAVKTVDPGLARSLKTIKKFAVAKKEIDEDPSRTPAQKVANTEDIVIDGVKLDDLCLDFTLPGYPEIELIPDGGQVRVTIDNVDSYLERVIDMTLGTGVRRQVDAFRTGFSQVFPYSALSAFTPDELVTLFGRVDEDWSLETLMDSIKADHGYNMDSKSVKNLLQTMSELSPSERRDFLQFTTGSPKLPIGGFKSLTPMFTVVCKPSEHPYMSDDYLPSVMTCVNYLKLPDYTGIEVMRKQLSTAIKEGQGAFHLS, encoded by the exons CCCCCGCCTACTACCTCGAGGAAGCGAAAGGCTCCAGCTCAAGCAGCCAGCCCTACTACGGGAACACAACCTCCAACAAGCGCCTCTACGAGACGATCTAAGCGTCAAAAAGTAGCCGAAGCTGCACCGCCTTCTCAGCCTCCTACGCAGGCGGCACCCACCCTGTCTCGttcgaagaagaagggaaaagcTTCCGCCACCATGTCAGGCCTAGG TAACCCCCCCGACCTTGTGAATGCTTCCGAGGACACCGCACCATCGGCGTCTTCAAGCCGTAAGTCGAGCAGAAACAAGAGGATTGCTCCGGGCGCTACAG ACGCTGCTGCCATCACATCCAGCTCTTCTCGTCGAACGAAACGAAATGCCGCCAACAACGCCAACCAAGACACCACGATGACGGGCACGGACGACACAGAGAAGGAGTCCATTCCTCAcccacctccacctcccccGCCTGAACatcatgacgacgacgacgacgacgatagcgacgagaacgacgaggatgatgatgaagaccAAAGAtacgacgacgaagacgatgatcCATTTGGGGGTTTTGGCGGCCCtggcggccccggcggctTGTCGAGCACTCTACGAGCACTCACCGGCATGATGTCGGGCATTTCGTCACGCCTACGAGAGCTTCTCAATAACCTGCGTCAGAAAGATGACCCGTCGATTCAGTTGATTGCTCTACAGGAGTTGTCCGAGATACTATTGGTCTCGAACGAGGACAACCTTTCGGGGCACTTCTCGCCCGATTCCTTCGTCAAGGAGTTGGTGAATCTGATGCAACCAAACGAGATCACGGGAGAGGAGAACCCGGAAATCATGCTTCTGGCTTGCCGTTGCCTGGCAAACTTGATGGAGGCGCTGCCCGCAAGCGTGGCTAACGTTGTCTACGGAGGTGCTGTTCCGGTTCTATGCCAGAAGCTTCTGGAGATCTCGTtcatcgacctcgccgagcaaGCCTTGAGCACCCTCGAGAAGATCTCGGCCGAGTACCCATCCAGCATTGTTCGAGAGGGTGGTCTCACTGCCTGCTTGTCCTACCTCGACTTCTTTGCAACGAGTACACAGAGAACCGCCGTGACCACGGCTGCCAACTGTTGCAGGAACATTCCTGAGGATTCCTTCCCAGTCATTCGAGATGTCATGCCAACCCTGCTCAATGTGCTGGGTAGCAGCGACCAGCGAGTGGTGGAACAGGCCTCTATCTGCGTCTCTGGAATTGTCGAGAGCTTCAAGTACCAGTCCGCGAAGCTGGAAGAGCTCGTCAGTGTCGACCTGCTCAAGGCAGTTTTGAGACTGCTTGTGCCCGGTACCACCAATCTCATCAGATCCGACATTCACACCCAGTTCCTGCGCGTCTTGGCATTTACAGCCCGCGCTAGCCCTCAGCTGTCGGCAGAACTGTTCAAGCTCAACGTCGTGGAGACCCTCTACCAGATCTTGACTGGCGTATCCCCGCCTAGCGGAACAGAAGACGTTGCCTCCAAGCTCGACAGTGTTGTCATCATGCAGGCATTGATTCATCGGCCCAAGGAGCAAGTCATCGAAACGCTTAATGTCATCTGCGAGCTGCTCCCTAGCCTGCCTCGCAATGCCGACCCTTCGTACGGCGACTTTGTCGAAATGAACCCGACAGAGCCTATTACTCCGTCATCTACCGCGCCCGGGAAGGCACGTAAGTCGCCCAACGATAGGAGAATCGAGCTTCTTGATGGCTGCAAAGCCGAGGTCCGCCGCTTCGCTCTCATTCTTTTCCCAACCTTGACCGATGCCTTTTCGAGTACGGTCAACCTCAATGTTCGTCAAAAGGTCCTCACGGCACAACTCAAGATGCTTTCGAACCTCAATGAGGAGATCCTCGGCGAAGCCTTGAAGACCGTTTCATACGCTTCTTTTCTGGCCTCTATTTTGTCCCAGCAGGACCATCCATCGCTCGTCATGCTTGCACTCCAGGCCACGGAACTTCTCCTCAGTCGCCTGGAAGATGTTTACCGATATCAGCTGTACCGCGAGGGTGTAATCTCGGAGATCACGAAActcgccatcgaggagaaACCTTCCTTGCCGGCTCCGGAATCGATTGGGTCGCAGGAAAACAGCAATACTGATCCACAGGCCTTCGTAGACTCTGGTGATCGTTCGTCGGACAACGAGGAGTCGGAAGACAACGAGGATCACGAGGAatcggacgacgaggaaaacGAAGAGGACAACGAGAACGAGCCTCACCCAGACGACCTTTCGGGCTCACCAGTGAGCTCACATGGCTCGACTATGTCGCTGGACGGACCGCCTCAGCAGTTCCTGTCCGATGTCCCTTCAATGCGGAGTAGGATCCGTGAAGTGGCCAAGAAATTCTTGGAGAGCCACGAGACCGAGAAGCATGGTAAggccatgaagaagaaggcgaccAAGATTCTATCAAATCTCTCGGATCTCGCCGAAGAGATTGGGGCTTTCTACCTTCACAGAACGGCGACCAACCTTGCGCCCGAAAAGGGCGTCGAACTCTTCCAGAGGTTAGCGTCGTCTTTCGACGCGGATGTTCTCGAGAGCGTCACAAGTGCAGAGCTTCTTGCCTCTGGTCTTGTCCGAGTTCTCTTGGAGGTTTTCAGCAACCCTGATGAGGAGCTAGCCCGCACTGCACAGGCAGCCTTCCTGCAAGTATTCATGGGCTACACCGTCAAGTCCAAGCCGAAGACCGCAACTGCCGACTCGCCTGCAACACCCTTCAGTGTCATGGTTCACAAACTTCAAGATCTTCTCAGTAGGTCTGAGCATTTTGAGGTTATCACAGTCCACCAGAACACCTTCGACGGCAATCGCAGTAGCGCAGCGTCTATGCTAGCGAAGCAAATTCGATTGAgactcgtcgccgacgacgactctgATATCCCGCGGTCGTATCGGAACATCATGGTCTCTATCCACGCCATTGCTACATTCAAGTCGCTAGATGACTACTTGCGTCCCAGAATCAGCCTATCGGAGCGGCCACGTGGCTCCCGGCGAGCCGACAACCTGTCCAGAGCTCTTGCTTCACTTGCAGGTTCTGCAGGCTTGCCCCTGAGCCATGCTGCTGCTAGACTTGCGGAACGCGCCTCAGCTGCCTCTGCGTCAAGCCCcatcccgcccccgcccAGTGTGCCCACCCCCAGTGGCTCACGATCTCTTCGCAAGACGAAATCCAAGTCGGCACCGCAGCCTGAGACTGCAGCCACTCCTGACGCTACTTCAACTGCGAGAGACAAGAGTGTTTTGAGAAGATCTACTCGCCGTAGCGCGGCGTCTACTGCGGAAAGCCCTGTGCCTTCTCGGCCCCCTCCAGAAGAGGACGATCTGGAGAACGCTCTTGAATGCGCAGATGAGAAGCATATATCTGACGACGAAGAgatcggcggcagcagcgcccTCGATGCTATTGTGGGCGATTTGGATGAGGATATGAGCGAGTCCCCTGTCCCCGAGCCTGGCGCTGTCAACATGGAGATCGCGGCGGGTGGTAGAGTTACTGCACGCAAGGACGACGGAACCAGAGTTCCCACGCCGTCACAAAGTGCCTTGCCTACTCGGTCTAatgccctccctcccccggcgGCACAGAGCACGCCCACGCCTgcgacctcgtcatcgcgACCCATGTCGTATGCTGCAGCTATTCAAGCTGTCCCTCAAGACTGGCATATCGAGTTCACACTTGACGGCAAGGTCATCCCGAGTGAGACGACCATCTACCGTGCGGTCCATACCTCAGCCGCCAATTCTGATGAGCAATTCAGCCGGAGTGTGTGGTCAGCGGTCCATCCAATCAAGTTCCGACGTGCTCCTGGCCCACCGCCAGCGGAAACCCTGTCGTTCAGTTCAAACTCCGAGGCCAGCACTGAGGAAAATGGAGATGGAAGTGTACCGGCATCTCTCGCCAAGCATCCCTCTACCGCCTCGATCCTCCGTCTTCTCAATATTCTTCACGAATTGAACGCCAATATCGAAGATGTTATGGTCGAAAACAgcgagaaggacgccgtccGGCTCAACGTGGAGCCCCTGTCTCAGTTTGTCAATACCAAGCTCACCGCTAAGCTGAACAGACAGTTGGAGGAACCGCTTATCGTGGCGAGCAACTGCTTGCCGAGTTGGGTAGAAGACCTTGCCAGACTGtatccttttctctttccctttGAGACGAGGCACTTGTTTTTGCAGTCGACATCATTCGGCTATGCCCGTTCTATGACTCGCTGGCAGAACGCTCATTCTGCAGACGACTCTCGTCGCGATCGTCGTGACGATCGACCATTCCTCGGTCGACTCCAACGTCAGAAGGTACGCATCTCCAGATCCAAGATTCTGGAGTCTGCTTTGAAGGTCATGGAGCTATATGGTGCCTCCCAGAGCATTCTCGAGGTTGAATATTTTGAGGAGGTAGGCACAGGCTTGGGCCCCACCCTTGAGTTCTATTCGACGGTGTCAAAGGAGTTCGCCAAGAAAAGGCTCAAGCTTTGGAGAGAGATGGATTCGAACGACTCTGAAGAGTACATTTCTGGTGCGAGTGGTCTCTTCCCTCGACCACTcagcgacgatgaagccggCGCTCCTAATGGCGAACGCATCCTCCAACTCTTCAAGACTCTCGGCAAATTCGTTGCTCGATCGATGATCGATTCGCGCATCATTGACTTGAACTTCAACCCTACCTTCTTCCGTATTGGAGACGATTCGTCGGCACCCGGCGTCAAGCCAtctctcggcgccgtcaagaCTGTCGACCCTGGCCTGGCTCGGTCTTTGAAGACCATTAAGAAGTTTGCCGTGGCCAAGAAGGAAATCGACGAGGATCCTTCACGCACCCCTGCCCAAAAGGTCGCCAATACCGAGGACATTGTCATCGACGGAGTGAAGCTGGATGATCTTTGCCTCGACTTCACCTTGCCTGGTTATCCTGAAATCGAGCTTATCCCCGACGGCGGTCAGGTCCGGGTCACCATCGACAACGTAGACTCGTATCTGGAGCGTGTCATTGACATGACTCTGGGCACTGGCGTTCGCCGCCAAGTCGATGCATTCCGAACCGGATTCTCGCAGGTCTTCCCCTACTCGGCTCTGAGCGCCTTTACACCCGATGAGCTGGTGACATTATTCGGCAGAGTTGACGAGGATTGGTCTCTGGAGA CACTTATGGATTCGATCAAGGCCGACCACGGGTACAACATGGACAGCAAGAGCGTCAAGAATCTACTCCAGACTATGAGCGAATTGTCCCCCTCCGAACGTCGTGACTTTTTGCAGTTCACTACGGGTAGCCCTAAGCTCCCAATTGGAG GCTTCAAGAGCTTGACTCCTATGTTCACCGTCGTCTGCAAGCCGAGCGAGCACCCATATATGTCCGACGACTATCTCCCCAGCGTCATGACTTGCGTGAACTACCTGAAACTTCCCGACTACACGGGCATCGAAGTCATGCGGAAACAACTCTCGACTGCCATAAAGGAAGGCCAGGGAGCGTTCCATCTCTCATAG